The sequence GACGTGGCGTTTTAAGGGGGAATTAAGAGGCGGCTTCGCCGCCTTAACCGCGAATATAGCGTCCCGTTGCAGAAGCGGGCTTACCGCACTGGCGAACAGGGACGTTCGCCAGAGGCCGCTACCCTTACATGGATGTTACCTAAGGCCGGTGCGATAAGTAAGCCTGCTTAGAAAACGGGATCAGAAGCTGTCCTGAGCGAGGGACTTTTCGGTTACCTTTGTGTCCTTACAAAGGTAACTGGCTCGAAGGGACGAGAGACATAAAAGACAGGGAGGTCGATGTCTCGTTTAAGTCAACTTTCAATAGTTAGATATCTTTAACTGACATGCATAACGCCTTCTGGCGCCATTTTTGTTCGTCTCATCCCTGAGACTCACCCGCTTCGCGGGCCAGCTGAAGCTGTCCTAAAACTCTCCCGGAGTTTTAGTGTTCGTCTGCGTCCATGTAGCTCACCCGCTTTGCGGGTCAGCTAAAGCTGTCCTAAGACTCTCCCGGAATTTTAGCGTTGGCAGGCTGCTGTTGCCTGTCGGCATTTTTACGCTGTTTGTCCTGTTTCCGATAAAAGAGTTGAATTCCGTAATTGTTATAATATAACATATTGGAAGTTGAGCGGCGATAAAATGGCTTTATACTTATTTTTGCCAATGCTGGCTAAGTCGTCCGCCTTGTTTTGGTTATGATATAACATTGTTCGGGAGTAAGATGAAAAAACTAACAACACTGGCTGCTACTATCGGAGCCTTGCTTTCTCCTCTCGCCGCAGCCCAGTCTCTGGAAGGTCGTATCACAGATTCTGACGGCGTGCCTGTGGCAGGTGCCAGGATCCAAATTATGGGTACCAATCAGACCCAGACATCTGATCAGCAGGGCAGGTTTCAGTTTGATAAGGTCCGGGCCGGGACACTGGAATTACATCTGTCAGCCCGGCGTTTTTCGCATCTGAATCAGGACGTTCAGGTTCCCGAAGAAGGTCTTAAAGATCTTAAGCTGACCATGCTTAATACCAGTATTGAAGTGGTGGATGTCACCGCCACACCTTTTCATTCCTCGGCACTGGAATCCTCTATTCCGGTCAGTGTGCTGGCAGGCGACTCCTTGCGGATGCGCCAGGCCTCTACCTTAGGCGATACCCTTAAAAACGAAGTGGGGGTGCATAGTAGTTTCTACGCTTCTGTTGCCAGCAGCCCAATCATCCGCGGGCTTGACGGTCCCAGAGTGATGATTACACAAAATGGCCTGGACGCTGGTGATGCGTCCCGGGTAGGGCCTGATCATCTGGTGTCGTCCGAGACCAGTACCGCTACCCAGATTGAAGTGCTGCGAGGCCCCTCTACCTTATTTTATGGCAGCGGTGCCATAGGCGGCGTGGTGAATGTGGTGGACAACCGTGTTCCCAAAGACACCGTTACGCGTGGAGAAGCGACCCTGGAGCGGGATTCGGTAAATAGTCAGAAACTGGCATCGGCTTCCTTAAACAGCGGCAGCGGAAATCTTGGTCTGTATCTGGATGGATTCTGGCGCGAGAGTGATGACTACCGTATCCCTGGCCATGCAGAAACAGAGTCAGAGCACGACGATCATGCTCATGAAGAGGACGAAGAAGGTTATGGCCGGGTAGAAAATACGGCATCAGAATCTCAGGGCTTTACCTTAGGTGGCAGTTATTTATTAGACAATGGCTTTGTTGGTTTCTCCTATGGTCGTATGGATCGCGAATATGGCATTCCCGGTCATGCACATGGTGATGAAGAGGAGCATGACCATGATGAGGAGGCTGAGGGCGAAGAAACCGTTTATGCCGATATGCAGCAGGACAGATTTCAGCTTTTAAGTGAACTGAGTTTTGATCATGCTTTTATCAGCGGTGTTAATACCAAATTTGCCTATACCGATTATGAGCATGCAGAAATTGAAAATGGTGAAATCGGCACCTTGTTTAAAAACAACAGCAAAGAAGCCCGGGTCGAGCTCTTACACCAGCATTATCATGATTGGCGTGGTGGCCTGAGTTTGCATTACAAACAGAGTGACTTTGAAGCGCAGGGGGATGAGGCGTTTGCGCCGCCTTCAGATACCGAAATGCTGGCATTAGCCTGGATGGAGGAAAAGCATTTCGGTGATGTGCTGGTGCAATTGGGTGCCCGTATTGAGAGAGTTGAAATTAATGCAGATCAGGTGCGCTTGCCAGCATCTGCGGTGCATGGTGATGAAGAGCATGCAGATGAACATGGAGATGAAGATGAGCACGGAGATGAGCTGACACGGGTGTTCACTGCTAAACATGAATTCGAACCCTACAGCCTGTCTGCAGGTCTGGTGTGGGATTTTCACCCCGGATATAACCTTGGGGTATCTTTGTCACGTTCTCAACGGGCTCCTTCTGCGGCAGAACTGTTGTCTTTCGGACCTCATATCGGTACCAACAGTTTTGAAGTGGGAGCCATTTTCGGACTGTTTGAAGATGAAGATGGTGAACCTTATCTTGATGTAACCGATAAGCAGGTTGATCTGGAATCTTCTACAAACCTGGACATCAGTTTACGAAAAATCAGCGGCGATTTTGGCTTTATTCTGAATGCCTTTTATAACCAGGCTGATGACTTTTACTATCAG comes from Lacimicrobium alkaliphilum and encodes:
- a CDS encoding TonB-dependent receptor; translation: MKKLTTLAATIGALLSPLAAAQSLEGRITDSDGVPVAGARIQIMGTNQTQTSDQQGRFQFDKVRAGTLELHLSARRFSHLNQDVQVPEEGLKDLKLTMLNTSIEVVDVTATPFHSSALESSIPVSVLAGDSLRMRQASTLGDTLKNEVGVHSSFYASVASSPIIRGLDGPRVMITQNGLDAGDASRVGPDHLVSSETSTATQIEVLRGPSTLFYGSGAIGGVVNVVDNRVPKDTVTRGEATLERDSVNSQKLASASLNSGSGNLGLYLDGFWRESDDYRIPGHAETESEHDDHAHEEDEEGYGRVENTASESQGFTLGGSYLLDNGFVGFSYGRMDREYGIPGHAHGDEEEHDHDEEAEGEETVYADMQQDRFQLLSELSFDHAFISGVNTKFAYTDYEHAEIENGEIGTLFKNNSKEARVELLHQHYHDWRGGLSLHYKQSDFEAQGDEAFAPPSDTEMLALAWMEEKHFGDVLVQLGARIERVEINADQVRLPASAVHGDEEHADEHGDEDEHGDELTRVFTAKHEFEPYSLSAGLVWDFHPGYNLGVSLSRSQRAPSAAELLSFGPHIGTNSFEVGAIFGLFEDEDGEPYLDVTDKQVDLESSTNLDISLRKISGDFGFILNAFYNQADDFYYQRATGLFAGDGHDHGEDEHGHEEEEHGAEEELHADELPVFIFAQEDVILHGFEAQLSWQINAPFKLVVQGDYIRARLKQGGDLPRTPPLRLGANLKYEQDQISADIGLTRYFKQDKIAELETETAGYTLLDASVTYHLPLNGNELAFYLKGSNLTDEEARVHTSFLKDIAPLPGRSLAVGVRGYF